From a single Microbacterium murale genomic region:
- the purM gene encoding phosphoribosylformylglycinamidine cyclo-ligase, which yields MAASPTNPYSEAGVDTAAGDRAVELMKSSVRATHGPEVLGGVGGFAGLFDATALLGYTKPLLATSTDGVGTKVAIAQAIDKHDTIGQDLVGMVVDDIVVVGAKPLFMTDYIACGKVVPERIADIVRGIADACTATGTALVGGETAEHPGLLGPRDYDVAGAATGIVEADAVLGAERVQDGDVVLALASSGLHSNGYSLVRHIITGASIGYGDNSADLGTTWGEALLEPTRLYTLPLLRLIEALADGSVHSLSHVTGGGIAANLARVLPVGSWAEIDRSTWSPSPVFRVLSDIAGSSLESAEGTWNLGIGFLAVIDQGQKDAAIAALAAEGIDAWQVATVGTGARPSGEFEEGAKGVDGGAVRLVGAYADGAE from the coding sequence GTGGCTGCCTCCCCCACCAATCCCTATTCCGAAGCCGGCGTCGACACCGCAGCAGGTGATCGTGCCGTCGAGCTGATGAAGTCCTCAGTGCGCGCGACGCACGGCCCCGAAGTGCTCGGAGGTGTCGGCGGCTTCGCCGGTCTCTTCGACGCCACGGCTCTGCTCGGCTACACCAAACCGCTGCTCGCGACCAGCACCGACGGCGTCGGCACCAAGGTCGCGATCGCGCAGGCGATCGACAAGCACGACACGATCGGTCAGGACCTGGTCGGCATGGTCGTCGACGACATCGTCGTGGTGGGGGCGAAGCCCCTGTTCATGACCGACTACATCGCATGCGGCAAGGTCGTCCCCGAACGCATCGCCGACATCGTGCGCGGCATCGCCGACGCCTGCACGGCCACCGGCACCGCGCTCGTCGGCGGGGAGACCGCTGAGCACCCCGGCCTCCTCGGCCCCCGCGACTACGACGTCGCAGGCGCCGCCACCGGCATCGTCGAGGCGGATGCCGTGCTCGGCGCCGAGCGCGTCCAGGACGGCGACGTCGTGCTCGCGCTGGCATCGAGCGGCCTGCACTCGAACGGTTACTCCCTCGTGCGCCACATCATCACCGGTGCCAGTATCGGCTACGGCGACAACTCCGCCGACCTCGGTACCACCTGGGGCGAGGCGCTGCTCGAGCCGACGCGTCTCTACACGCTCCCGCTGCTGCGTCTGATCGAGGCGCTGGCAGACGGCAGCGTGCACTCTCTCAGTCACGTCACCGGTGGTGGCATCGCCGCGAACCTCGCCCGCGTGCTTCCGGTGGGCAGCTGGGCAGAGATCGATCGCTCCACGTGGTCGCCGAGCCCGGTCTTCCGCGTGCTCAGCGACATCGCCGGCTCCAGCCTGGAATCGGCCGAGGGTACCTGGAACCTCGGCATCGGCTTCCTCGCGGTCATCGATCAGGGCCAGAAGGATGCCGCGATCGCCGCGCTCGCCGCAGAGGGCATCGACGCCTGGCAGGTCGCGACAGTCGGTACGGGTGCTCGCCCGTCCGGAGAATTCGAAGAGGGCGCCAAAGGCGTCGATGGTGGTGCGGTGCGTCTCGTCGGCGCATACGCGGATGGAGCAGAGTAA
- the purF gene encoding amidophosphoribosyltransferase: MCGIVGVVAGGPVNQDIYDALLLLQHRGQDATGISTAEPNGVMHTIKAEGMVREAFRTRDMRSLLGNVGLGHVRYATKGTASSEEEAQPFYVNAPYGIVLIHNGNLTNTRELTADMAKRDRRHLNSSSDTELLLNVLAGELQATTSDVDLEPERIFEAVSRTHERIEGAYAVIAVIAGYGLLAFRDPFGIRPLILGRRDGAEHDEWVVTSESLVLENGDYEVVREVAPGEAVFITDQGELFSQQCAANPTLTPCAFEYVYLARPDSTMNGIAVYESRLRMGERLADTIAKHVPREKIDVVMPIPDSARPSAMEVARKLGIEYREGFYKNRYVGRTFIMPGQAVRKKSVRQKLNAMSTEFQGKNVLLIDDSIVRGTTSKQIIQMARDAGALSVTFASAAPPVRYPHVYGINMPSKHELIAHDRTIPEIAAELGADHLVYQEVEDLRAAIIEGSDVTDLDMSCFDGRYVTGTVTDEYLSWVESSQSS; this comes from the coding sequence ATGTGCGGAATCGTCGGAGTGGTCGCTGGCGGCCCGGTCAATCAGGACATCTACGATGCGCTCCTCCTGCTGCAGCACCGCGGGCAGGATGCCACCGGCATCTCGACTGCAGAGCCCAATGGCGTCATGCACACGATCAAGGCCGAGGGCATGGTGCGCGAAGCCTTCCGCACCCGCGACATGCGTTCCCTCCTCGGCAACGTCGGCCTCGGCCACGTGCGCTACGCGACCAAGGGCACGGCATCCAGTGAGGAAGAGGCGCAGCCGTTCTACGTGAACGCGCCGTACGGCATCGTCCTCATCCACAACGGCAACCTCACCAACACGCGCGAACTCACCGCCGACATGGCCAAGCGCGACCGGCGGCACCTGAACTCCTCGAGCGACACCGAGCTGCTGCTGAACGTGCTCGCCGGCGAGCTGCAGGCGACGACCAGCGATGTCGACCTCGAACCCGAGCGCATCTTCGAAGCGGTCAGCCGCACGCACGAGCGCATCGAGGGCGCGTACGCCGTGATCGCCGTGATCGCCGGCTACGGTCTGCTGGCATTCCGCGACCCGTTCGGCATCCGCCCGCTGATACTCGGACGCCGCGACGGCGCGGAGCACGATGAGTGGGTCGTGACCAGCGAATCCCTGGTGCTCGAGAACGGCGACTACGAGGTCGTGCGCGAGGTCGCGCCTGGCGAGGCCGTCTTCATCACCGACCAGGGCGAGTTGTTCAGCCAGCAGTGCGCCGCGAACCCGACGCTCACGCCCTGCGCTTTCGAGTACGTGTATCTCGCCCGCCCCGACTCGACGATGAACGGCATCGCCGTGTACGAATCGCGGCTGCGGATGGGGGAGCGCCTCGCCGACACGATCGCCAAGCACGTGCCGCGCGAGAAGATCGACGTCGTCATGCCGATCCCCGATTCCGCCCGTCCGTCGGCGATGGAGGTCGCCCGCAAGCTCGGCATCGAGTACCGCGAGGGCTTCTACAAGAACCGCTACGTCGGCCGCACCTTCATCATGCCCGGCCAGGCGGTGCGCAAGAAGAGCGTGCGTCAGAAGCTCAACGCGATGTCGACCGAGTTCCAGGGCAAGAACGTGCTGCTGATCGACGACTCGATCGTGCGCGGAACGACGAGCAAGCAGATCATCCAGATGGCGCGGGATGCCGGCGCCCTCTCCGTGACGTTCGCATCGGCCGCACCACCGGTGCGGTATCCGCACGTGTACGGCATCAACATGCCGTCCAAGCACGAGCTGATCGCCCACGACCGCACGATCCCCGAGATCGCCGCCGAGCTCGGCGCCGATCACCTGGTGTACCAGGAGGTCGAAGACCTGAGGGCGGCGATCATCGAGGGGTCCGACGTCACCGACCTCGACATGAGCTGCTTCGACGGCCGCTACGTCACGGGTACCGTCACCGACGAGTACCTGTCCTGGGTCGAGAGCTCGCAGTCGTCGTGA
- a CDS encoding MFS transporter, with the protein MTTSRPLWQGRALAVLGILLCAFSLRSAVASLSPLFDHVAADFPLSSAVVGLIGTAPPVCFAVFGLLTPVFERRLGLERVTVIALIAIAAGLVLRGFSVDAVTLLLSTALIFAGVGMGNILLPPLVKKYFPDRLGLMMTLYTTAMALSTFIPPLVAVPVADAAGWRVSLAMWGVFALAGSIPWVLMLLRGRTEGVPVPAVRDDRSARDAARADAEESEPVTLVTGPIAVAPANSRIFARLVRLPLAWSIAIVFGTSSTMAYVSFAWLPAILVDRTGVSASVAGLLLSLFAFMGLPASLVVPLLVVRFQATRPLFIIAVACGIVGLAGLILVPSAALVGLWVALFGVVGVLFPLALVLISVRARTPETAVALSSFVQSAGYIGAAAFPILLGVVHDQTDDWLVPLLIIGAVLVISVPFGLIAGRRQTIEAEWERRHGRW; encoded by the coding sequence GTGACCACCTCGCGCCCGCTCTGGCAGGGTAGGGCGCTCGCAGTGCTCGGTATTCTGCTGTGCGCCTTCTCACTGCGGTCAGCGGTGGCATCGCTGTCACCGCTGTTCGACCATGTCGCCGCTGACTTCCCGCTTTCTTCGGCGGTCGTCGGATTGATCGGCACTGCGCCGCCGGTGTGCTTCGCGGTCTTCGGACTGCTGACCCCTGTGTTCGAGCGTCGACTGGGACTCGAGCGGGTCACCGTCATCGCCTTGATCGCGATCGCCGCAGGCCTCGTCCTGCGCGGGTTCTCGGTGGACGCCGTCACGCTTCTGCTGTCCACTGCGTTGATCTTCGCCGGTGTCGGAATGGGGAACATCCTGCTGCCGCCGTTGGTGAAGAAGTACTTCCCCGACCGACTCGGCTTGATGATGACGCTGTACACGACAGCGATGGCGCTCTCCACGTTCATCCCACCGTTGGTCGCGGTGCCGGTGGCGGATGCCGCCGGATGGCGCGTGTCGCTGGCGATGTGGGGCGTTTTCGCGCTCGCCGGAAGCATCCCCTGGGTGCTCATGCTTCTGCGGGGACGCACCGAGGGCGTGCCAGTACCCGCCGTGCGGGACGATCGCTCGGCTCGAGATGCGGCACGCGCTGACGCCGAGGAATCCGAGCCCGTGACACTCGTCACTGGTCCGATCGCGGTCGCGCCGGCGAACTCCCGGATCTTCGCGCGGCTGGTCCGTCTGCCGTTGGCCTGGTCGATCGCAATCGTGTTCGGCACCTCGTCGACGATGGCCTACGTCTCGTTCGCATGGCTGCCCGCCATTCTGGTCGACCGGACCGGGGTCTCAGCATCCGTGGCGGGTCTTCTGCTCTCGCTCTTCGCCTTCATGGGGCTGCCGGCGTCGCTCGTCGTGCCGCTGCTGGTCGTGCGCTTCCAGGCGACCAGGCCGCTGTTCATCATCGCCGTGGCCTGCGGCATCGTGGGCCTCGCAGGCCTCATCCTGGTGCCGTCTGCCGCGCTCGTGGGGCTGTGGGTCGCACTGTTCGGCGTCGTCGGTGTGCTCTTCCCGCTGGCACTGGTTCTGATCAGCGTCCGCGCGCGCACGCCCGAGACCGCCGTCGCTCTCAGCAGTTTCGTGCAGAGTGCCGGTTACATCGGCGCGGCCGCATTCCCGATCCTGCTCGGCGTGGTGCATGACCAGACCGATGACTGGCTGGTGCCCCTGCTCATCATCGGCGCCGTCCTCGTGATCTCCGTTCCCTTCGGCCTGATCGCCGGTCGCCGCCAGACGATCGAGGCGGAGTGGGAGCGCCGTCACGGGCGCTGGTGA
- a CDS encoding DUF3073 domain-containing protein, with product MGRGRQKAKHTKIARELKSFSPSVNYSALERELAHPTDEDAYVDKWADDYADEDEDELEKA from the coding sequence ATGGGCCGTGGCCGTCAAAAGGCGAAGCACACCAAGATCGCTCGCGAACTCAAGTCCTTCAGTCCTTCGGTGAACTACTCCGCGCTTGAGCGAGAGCTCGCTCATCCGACGGATGAAGACGCCTACGTGGACAAGTGGGCAGACGATTATGCGGACGAAGACGAAGACGAACTGGAAAAGGCCTGA